A window of Desulfobacterales bacterium contains these coding sequences:
- the cooS gene encoding anaerobic carbon-monoxide dehydrogenase catalytic subunit: protein MAEEKASKEKKAKVADPMQATIDPASQQMIARAQELGIDTCFDRVESMKPCNIGLQGICCKNCAMGPCRLPLPKSGIEGEDTRKGICGATANTIAARNFIRMIAGGAAAHSDHGRAVAEVFLSTARKENDDYQIKDPIKLKAVAEALGIETTVEVDGEVKDRDIDEIAVETAEVAFNEWGKPEGELLYLKRAPAPLYEKWKKQGVLPRNIDREIVEIMHRTHMGVDQDYKNLIKQGSRAAIADGWGGSMLATDLQDILFGTPYPLQSEANLGIMKEDHVNIIVHGHEPVLSEMIVAASQSKEMLDYAKEKGAKGIQLGGICCTANEILQRHGIPPAGTFLQQELAIITGACDAMVVDIQCIFQNVANVAECFHTKLITTHPIARMEQNSVEHIEFDEHHAMDDAKRIVKMAIDNFENRGAEVMIPKQKATQVAGFGVESIQYHLGGTFRGTYYTLNDNIINGRIRGIAGVVGCNNARTRHNEGHIQVVKELIKNDVIVLTTGCNGIACAMEGLLTPESAGVYCGPGLSEVCDTVGIPPVLHLGSCVDNSRILLAATEVVKAGGLGDDISDLPAAGSAPEWMSEKAISIGHYFVTSGVYTVFGVTFPTSGAPVFQDYLFKEYEKLYGGMWDFEADPIAHAQKMIAHIDSKRKALGIDKARERVLMDMADRQQLEA from the coding sequence ATGGCAGAAGAAAAAGCAAGCAAAGAAAAAAAAGCAAAAGTTGCCGATCCGATGCAGGCGACCATCGACCCGGCATCCCAGCAGATGATCGCCCGGGCGCAGGAGCTGGGGATTGACACCTGTTTTGACCGGGTAGAAAGCATGAAGCCATGCAACATCGGCCTCCAGGGCATTTGTTGTAAAAACTGTGCAATGGGCCCGTGCCGCCTGCCGCTGCCCAAGAGCGGCATTGAAGGCGAGGATACCCGCAAAGGGATTTGCGGGGCGACAGCCAACACTATCGCTGCCCGGAACTTTATCCGCATGATCGCCGGCGGCGCGGCCGCCCACTCGGATCACGGCCGGGCGGTGGCTGAAGTTTTTCTCTCCACTGCAAGAAAGGAAAATGACGATTATCAGATCAAGGATCCGATTAAGCTCAAAGCCGTGGCTGAAGCGCTGGGTATTGAGACCACCGTTGAAGTGGACGGCGAGGTCAAGGATCGCGATATCGATGAAATCGCGGTGGAAACCGCTGAAGTAGCCTTTAATGAATGGGGCAAGCCCGAGGGCGAATTGCTTTATTTGAAGCGCGCGCCCGCCCCGCTGTATGAAAAGTGGAAGAAGCAGGGCGTGCTTCCCCGGAATATCGACCGGGAAATCGTGGAAATTATGCACCGGACCCACATGGGCGTTGATCAGGACTACAAAAACCTGATCAAGCAGGGGTCCCGCGCGGCCATTGCGGACGGCTGGGGCGGTTCCATGCTGGCCACTGATTTGCAGGATATCCTGTTCGGTACCCCCTATCCCTTGCAGTCAGAAGCCAACCTGGGCATCATGAAAGAAGATCACGTCAATATTATTGTACACGGCCATGAGCCGGTGCTCTCCGAAATGATCGTGGCCGCTTCCCAATCCAAGGAAATGCTTGATTATGCCAAGGAAAAAGGCGCCAAAGGGATTCAGCTGGGCGGCATCTGCTGCACGGCCAATGAAATTCTGCAGCGACACGGCATTCCGCCGGCAGGGACCTTCCTGCAGCAGGAACTGGCCATTATCACCGGCGCATGCGATGCCATGGTGGTTGACATCCAGTGCATCTTCCAGAACGTGGCCAATGTGGCCGAATGCTTCCACACCAAGCTGATTACCACCCATCCCATTGCCCGTATGGAACAAAACAGCGTGGAGCATATCGAGTTTGACGAGCATCACGCCATGGACGATGCCAAGCGAATTGTCAAGATGGCCATTGATAACTTTGAAAACCGCGGCGCTGAGGTCATGATTCCCAAGCAGAAAGCCACCCAGGTGGCCGGTTTTGGCGTGGAATCCATCCAGTATCACCTGGGCGGCACCTTCCGGGGGACTTACTATACGCTAAACGACAACATCATTAACGGCCGGATCCGGGGCATTGCCGGTGTGGTTGGCTGCAACAACGCCCGCACCAGACACAATGAAGGCCATATCCAGGTGGTTAAAGAGCTGATCAAAAATGACGTGATTGTTCTGACCACCGGCTGCAACGGCATCGCCTGCGCCATGGAAGGGCTCCTGACCCCTGAATCCGCAGGCGTCTATTGTGGTCCGGGGCTTTCCGAAGTCTGTGACACCGTGGGAATTCCGCCGGTCCTGCATTTGGGGTCATGTGTTGACAACAGCCGGATTCTTCTGGCGGCCACTGAAGTAGTCAAAGCCGGCGGTCTGGGCGACGACATCTCGGATCTGCCGGCAGCCGGCAGTGCACCGGAATGGATGAGTGAGAAAGCCATCAGCATCGGCCATTACTTTGTCACCTCCGGTGTTTACACCGTGTTCGGTGTGACCTTTCCGACTTCCGGCGCCCCGGTGTTCCAGGATTACCTGTTTAAAGAATATGAAAAGCTTTACGGCGGTATGTGGGATTTTGAGGCGGATCCGATCGCCCACGCCCAAAAGATGATCGCCCATATCGACAGCAAGCGCAAGGCGCTTGGCATTGACAAGGCCCGTGAGCGTGTGCTCATGGATATGGCGGATCGTCAGCAGCTGGAAGCTTAA
- a CDS encoding acetyl-CoA decarbonylase/synthase complex subunit delta, with translation MGFEITKENYAGSIKPITIGKGDKAVTVGGSTCFPFYLFEGDMPNKPKVAMEVWDKEPDDWPEAAKEPFKDVLSDPAAWAKKNVEEFGADIIVLQLKSTDPNDDDASPDAAVKTVKSVLEAINVPLVLWGTANNQKDEEVLKKISEACDGENLCLGPVEEDNHKGIGASAMGFGHTVIASSPIDVNLAKQVNILLENLGLPTERMLIDPTTGGLGYGMEYSFSVMERLVLAAMTQGDDKLQLPIINNLGNEVWRCKEAKDTVESAPELGDPERRDIMMEMVGAVTYLIAGSNILILRHPESVRMVKAFIDLMVDGGSAENIDGMNKRLQDVDIDFAAMAPKPDLTIEEEQKKPAAKKEAAPKKEAPKKEEKKEEKPAAKKEAAAKKEAPKKEAAPKKEEKPAAEAKPAEEPKESKEEAEAKAKAEAEAKVKAEEEAKKKAEQEAKQKAEAEEKKKKAAEEAEKKKKAEEAGKREAEEQKIREKRAKEREELEKKRAAERSEEKVSKTPAAEQKSELEKIVEMLDQVHRRA, from the coding sequence TTGGGCTTTGAAATTACAAAAGAAAATTATGCTGGCAGCATAAAGCCGATTACCATCGGCAAGGGTGACAAGGCGGTGACTGTGGGCGGCAGCACCTGTTTCCCGTTTTATCTGTTTGAGGGCGATATGCCCAACAAGCCCAAAGTCGCCATGGAGGTTTGGGACAAGGAACCGGACGATTGGCCGGAAGCGGCCAAAGAACCGTTCAAGGATGTGCTCTCAGACCCGGCGGCCTGGGCCAAAAAGAATGTGGAGGAGTTTGGGGCGGACATTATCGTGCTGCAGTTAAAAAGCACGGACCCCAATGATGACGATGCGAGTCCGGATGCGGCGGTCAAGACGGTAAAAAGCGTTTTGGAGGCCATTAATGTGCCCCTGGTGTTGTGGGGAACGGCCAATAACCAGAAGGATGAGGAAGTTTTAAAGAAAATTTCCGAGGCTTGTGACGGGGAAAACCTCTGCCTCGGGCCGGTTGAAGAGGACAACCATAAAGGCATCGGCGCCAGCGCCATGGGGTTTGGCCATACCGTAATCGCCTCTTCTCCCATCGACGTTAACCTGGCCAAGCAGGTCAATATTCTGCTTGAGAATTTGGGACTGCCCACCGAGCGGATGCTTATCGATCCCACTACCGGCGGGCTGGGCTATGGCATGGAGTATTCCTTCTCCGTCATGGAGCGGCTGGTGCTGGCCGCCATGACCCAGGGAGACGACAAGCTTCAGCTGCCTATCATCAATAATCTGGGCAACGAGGTCTGGCGGTGCAAAGAGGCCAAAGATACGGTCGAGAGCGCCCCTGAGCTGGGAGACCCGGAACGCCGCGATATCATGATGGAAATGGTCGGCGCGGTTACCTATTTGATTGCCGGCTCAAACATTTTGATCCTTCGGCATCCTGAATCCGTGCGCATGGTCAAGGCATTTATCGATCTCATGGTCGACGGCGGCAGCGCTGAGAATATCGACGGAATGAACAAGCGGCTGCAGGATGTGGATATTGATTTTGCCGCCATGGCGCCAAAACCGGATCTCACCATAGAGGAAGAACAGAAGAAACCGGCGGCCAAGAAAGAGGCGGCGCCCAAGAAGGAAGCGCCCAAGAAGGAAGAAAAGAAGGAAGAAAAGCCGGCTGCCAAGAAGGAGGCCGCAGCCAAAAAAGAGGCGCCCAAGAAAGAAGCCGCGCCAAAGAAAGAGGAAAAACCGGCTGCTGAGGCCAAACCCGCTGAAGAACCCAAGGAATCCAAAGAAGAGGCTGAGGCCAAAGCCAAGGCCGAGGCGGAAGCCAAGGTAAAGGCCGAAGAAGAGGCCAAGAAGAAGGCTGAGCAAGAGGCCAAGCAGAAAGCGGAAGCGGAAGAGAAGAAGAAAAAGGCCGCTGAAGAGGCAGAGAAAAAGAAAAAGGCCGAGGAAGCCGGCAAGCGGGAAGCTGAGGAACAGAAAATCCGCGAAAAACGGGCCAAGGAACGCGAGGAGCTTGAGAAAAAGCGGGCGGCTGAGCGCTCAGAAGAAAAAGTTTCCAAAACACCTGCCGCCGAGCAGAAGTCAGAGCTTGAAAAGATCGTTGAAATGCTCGATCAGGTGCATCGGCGCGCATAA
- a CDS encoding ASKHA domain-containing protein, with protein MTEHKVKFFPHEREVTVEAGEPLIRAAMDAGVHINASCGGEGVCGKCRVLIEEGDVEGGITEKLSQEDVDKGYRLACQARVKSDLKVRVPIESEIDKSVLNMLSTPRRTAKIKETNLDDLKEKGLFIPPVEKKYLELPEPSNDDNVADVSRIVQNLRNTHGEHRLELDLSVIRKIPDTLRESDFKVTVNIARSVRDEGKNRIINIEAGDTTDRNYAIAIDIGTTTVYGQMVDLISGEVLAQYGDFNAQMSYGEDVITRIVYAEKGNGLDVLHQKVIETITGVIEKIAKRSGIDLDQVSTITLAGNTTMTQLFLKINPRYIRRSPFVPAATLYPPFRAADIGLKLPDHVTALVYPQVSSYVGGDIVAGVMGSGMAHEEELTLYMDIGTNAEIVIGNKDWLVCAAGSAGPAFEGGGIKLGMRAARGAIEDFSIDPITLEPMNITIGNERPKGICGSGLITAVATMFEMGIIDNRGKFNTDLDTPRIRECEDGHEYVLAWKDMTSIDRDVVLTEIDIDNLIRAKGAMYSGCMTLLKEIGLGIQDIDRIIMAGGFGSYIDLEKTMVIGLLPEIDPEKVTFIGNGSLLGARMSALTNRIRSDVTDTLSRMTNFELSETNSFMDNFMAAMFLPHTDLNLFPKLKARLEERQKQGRLKAE; from the coding sequence ATGACTGAACATAAAGTAAAATTTTTTCCGCATGAAAGGGAAGTGACCGTTGAAGCCGGCGAGCCCCTGATCCGGGCGGCCATGGATGCCGGGGTCCATATCAACGCCTCCTGCGGCGGCGAAGGGGTCTGCGGCAAATGCCGCGTTCTGATCGAGGAAGGGGACGTTGAAGGCGGCATCACGGAAAAATTAAGCCAGGAGGATGTGGACAAGGGCTACCGCCTGGCCTGTCAGGCCAGGGTGAAAAGTGATTTAAAGGTTCGGGTGCCCATTGAGTCCGAGATTGATAAAAGCGTCCTCAATATGCTTTCCACGCCGCGGCGCACCGCCAAAATCAAGGAAACCAACCTGGATGATTTAAAGGAAAAGGGCCTGTTTATCCCGCCGGTGGAGAAAAAATACCTGGAGCTGCCGGAGCCCAGCAATGACGATAATGTGGCGGATGTCTCCCGAATTGTTCAAAATCTTCGCAACACGCACGGCGAGCATCGGCTTGAGCTCGACCTCTCCGTCATCCGCAAAATTCCGGACACCCTGCGGGAGTCGGATTTCAAGGTGACGGTCAATATTGCCCGCTCCGTGCGGGATGAGGGAAAAAACCGGATCATTAACATAGAGGCCGGCGACACCACGGACCGCAACTACGCTATTGCCATTGATATCGGCACCACAACGGTGTACGGCCAGATGGTGGATCTGATCTCCGGCGAGGTGCTGGCCCAGTATGGCGATTTCAATGCCCAGATGAGCTATGGTGAGGATGTCATTACCCGGATTGTGTACGCAGAAAAAGGAAACGGTCTGGACGTCCTCCATCAGAAAGTGATCGAGACCATTACCGGGGTTATTGAAAAGATTGCCAAGCGATCCGGAATTGATCTGGATCAGGTCTCCACTATTACCCTGGCGGGCAACACCACCATGACCCAGCTGTTTTTAAAGATCAACCCCCGCTATATCCGCAGATCCCCCTTTGTCCCCGCAGCCACGCTGTATCCGCCGTTTCGGGCCGCTGATATCGGTCTGAAGCTGCCGGATCACGTCACCGCCCTGGTCTATCCCCAGGTTTCCAGTTACGTGGGCGGCGATATCGTGGCCGGGGTCATGGGATCAGGCATGGCCCATGAGGAAGAACTCACCCTTTATATGGACATCGGGACCAATGCGGAGATTGTTATCGGCAACAAGGACTGGCTGGTCTGTGCGGCCGGCTCCGCGGGGCCGGCATTTGAAGGCGGCGGCATTAAGCTGGGTATGCGGGCCGCCAGAGGGGCCATTGAAGATTTTTCCATTGATCCGATAACGCTTGAGCCCATGAATATCACCATTGGCAATGAACGGCCCAAGGGGATATGCGGCAGCGGCTTGATTACGGCCGTGGCCACCATGTTTGAGATGGGAATCATAGATAATCGGGGGAAATTCAATACGGATCTGGACACTCCGCGGATCCGGGAATGCGAGGATGGGCATGAATACGTGCTTGCCTGGAAGGATATGACCAGCATTGATCGGGATGTGGTATTGACGGAGATCGATATCGACAACCTGATTCGGGCCAAGGGCGCCATGTACAGCGGATGCATGACCCTTTTAAAAGAGATTGGTCTGGGCATCCAGGATATTGATCGAATTATCATGGCCGGCGGATTCGGCAGCTATATCGATCTGGAAAAGACCATGGTAATCGGTCTGCTTCCGGAGATTGACCCGGAAAAGGTGACATTTATCGGCAACGGTTCGCTGCTGGGTGCCCGGATGAGCGCGCTCACCAACCGGATCCGGAGCGACGTCACGGACACACTGTCCCGGATGACCAACTTTGAGCTGTCTGAAACCAACTCATTCATGGATAATTTTATGGCAGCGATGTTTCTGCCGCATACGGACCTGAACTTGTTTCCGAAATTAAAGGCGCGGCTTGAGGAGCGACAGAAGCAGGGCCGCCTTAAGGCCGAATAA